Proteins co-encoded in one Candida albicans SC5314 chromosome 3, complete sequence genomic window:
- the PAM17 gene encoding Pam17p (Predicted component of the presequence translocase-associated import motor (PAM complex) involved in protein import into mitochondrial matrix): protein MFSLGVQSRLFTRRALFSGFRFNSTTTTTTTASQPRLTWVDYFQLKKQNNRINTIAGVFTGLGGAFITLSYLGNIEIDVEKPIMGFDPLMVMGGAVILGGLVGFLVGPFIGSSIFRLTNRAQLKQFELKNTEFLSRLRIKRPDPSSQSFSNPIPDYYGEKIYSLKDYKQWLRDCNAFRRKSKEFL, encoded by the coding sequence ATGTTTTCATTAGGAGTACAAAGTAGACTTTTCACTAGAAGGGCATTATTTTCTGGTTTCAGATTCAACtcaactacaactacaactacaactgCATCACAACCACGTTTAACATGGGTCGATTATTTCCaattaaagaaacaaaataacAGAATCAACACTATTGCTGGTGTATTCACTGGATTAGGAGGTGCTTTTATCACATTGAGTTATTTAggaaatattgaaattgatgtgGAAAAACCAATTATGGGATTTGATCCATTGATGGTTATGGGTGGTGCCGTGATATTAGGTGGTTTAGTAGGATTCTTGGTTGGACCATTCATTGGATCATCTATCTTCCGTTTAACTAATAGGGcacaattgaaacaatttgaaCTTAAAAATACAGAATTTTTGTCGAGACTTAGAATAAAAAGACCAGATCCTTCATCACAAAGTTTTTCTAATCCAATTCCAGATTATTATGgtgaaaaaatatattcattAAAGGATTATAAACAATGGTTAAGAGATTGTAATGCATTCAGAAGAAAATCAAAGGAATTCCTTTAG
- the SAP8 gene encoding Sap8p (Secreted aspartyl protease; regulated by growth phase, temperature, white-opaque switch; highly expressed in opaque cells and upon deep epidermal invasion; greater expression in vaginal than oral infection; prominent role in biofilms) yields the protein MVSIITFTKNVLVTLAFALLAQGLAIPEDIDKRAEKVVSLDFTVTRKPFNATAHGQHHQSQQQQQQQQQQPAQKRGTVQTSLINEGPSYAATITVGSNKQQQTVIVDTGSSDLWVVDSAAVCQVTYPGQSPTFCKQDGTYKPSSSTTSQNLGKAFSIRYEDGSSSQGTVYKDTVGLGGASITNQQFADVTTTSVDQGILGIGFTGDESSPTYDNVPVTLKKQGIINKNAYSLYLNSASASSGTIIFGGVDNAKYTGSLTALPITSSNELRVQLSTINIAGTTVSASTTPVLDSGTTLTYFSQTIADKLAAAVGAKWNSYYQLYTSSCNLAGNIVFNFAKGVTISVPLSEFVLQDGNSCYFGVSRDSATILGDNFLRRAYAVYDLDGNTISLAQVKYTTSSSISTL from the coding sequence ATGGTCTCCATTATTACTTTTACCAAAAACGTTCTTGTTACACTTGCTTTTGCTTTATTGGCTCAAGGTCTTGCTATCCCTGAAGACATTGATAAAAGAGCTGAAAAAGTTGTCTCATTAGATTTTACCGTTACCAGAAAACCTTTTAATGCTACTGCTCATGGacaacatcatcaatcccaacaacaacaacaacaacaacaacaacaaccagcTCAAAAAAGAGGAACTGTTCAAACAAGTTTGATTAATGAAGGTCCATCATATGCTGCTACCATCACTGTTGGttcaaacaaacaacaacaaactgTTATTGTTGACACAGGTTCTTCTGATTTATGGGTGGTTGATTCTGCTGCCGTTTGTCAAGTCACTTATCCTGGTCAATCACCAACTTTTTGTAAACAAGATGGTACTTATAaaccttcttcttccacAACATCTCAAAATTTAGGTAAAGCTTTCTCCATTAGATATGAAGATGGAAGTTCTTCTCAAGGTACTGTTTATAAGGATACTGTTGGTTTAGGTGGTGCTTCAATTaccaatcaacaatttgcTGATGTCACTACGACTTCAGTTGATCAAGGTATTTTAGGTATTGGATTCACTGGTGATGAAAGTAGTCCAACCTATGATAATGTTCCTGTCactttgaaaaaacaaggaattatcaacaagaaTGCTTAttctttatatttgaattctGCTTCTGCTTCATCTGGTACCATTATTTTTGGTGGGGTTGATAATGCTAAATACACTGGTAGTTTGACCGCATTACCAATCACTTCATCCAATGAACTAAGAGTTCAATTGAGTACTATTAACATTGCTGGAACCACTGTTAGTGCTTCAACTACCCCAGTTTTGGATTCAGGTACTACTCTTACTTATTTTTCTCAAACTATTGCTGATAAATTGGCTGCTGCCGTTGGTGCCAAATGGAATAGTTATTATCAACTTTATACTTCTAGTTGTAATCTTGCTGGaaatattgttttcaattttgctAAAGGGGTTACTATTTCGGTTCCATTATCAGAATTTGTTCTTCAAGATGGTAATTCTTGTTATTTTGGTGTTAGTAGAGATCTGGCCACTATTTTGGGGGATAATTTCTTGAGAAGAGCTTATGCAGTTTATGATCTTGATGGGAACACCATTCTGTTGGCTCAAGTCAAATACACTACTTCTTCAAGTATTTCTACTTTATAG
- a CDS encoding uncharacterized protein (Ortholog(s) have endoplasmic reticulum localization), which yields MALQTPKQRAANARFEKKNTNQWGKPKKENTKTEYPVSKSWLFVLLFLVCGGAILELIRLIF from the coding sequence ATGGCTTTACAAACACCTAAACAAAGAGCAGCTAATGctagatttgaaaaaaagaatactAATCAATGGGGGAAACcaaaaaaggaaaataCCAAAACTGAATATCCTGTATCCAAATCTTGGttatttgtattattattcttagTATGTGGTGGAGCAATTTTAGAATTAATAAGATTGATcttttaa
- the OXR1 gene encoding Oxr1p (Ortholog(s) have role in cellular response to oxidative stress and cytosol, mitochondrion, nucleus localization): protein MSFLFRRSIEQPRVNEKETNKEVKDEPQHQQQEKEDDNSKQEELLSDSVNEKPKEQPKPVKRRGTFFGNLLGNGSKNSSSASLNSSHSSVSSSSKFPPLGPLTLTGYKESTHHRLLDSELANNIRNLIPARFQLFDNWELVYSLEQHGISLNTLYRNSNPEHQLRLLKKQKAAEKGFADSIVKNMVVGDTSRPRYSFEPKRSQSYVLVIKDNHNNKFGAYLSENLKPMEHRRYYGNGECFLWKCEKYDPSKLDHAVDKRATQEIRFKAFMYTGINDNIIYSNHDFIAIGSSNGQNGLFIDKSLLSGVSYSCDTFGNEILNSSPQNAKFGSFKIKGLEVWRIGTLE from the coding sequence ATGTCATTCCTTTTTAGAAGATCTATAGAACAACCTCGAGTGAATGAGAAGGAGACCAATAAAGAGGTAAAGGATGAACcacaacaccaacaacaagaaaaagaagacgATAATTCTAAGcaagaagaattattgTCCGATTCTGTAAACGAGAAACCAAAAGAGCAACCTAAACCAGTGAAAAGAAGAGGGACATTTTTTGGTAATTTACTTGGAAATGGTTCAAAGAATAGTTCTTCAGCATCATTAAACTCGTCACATTCTAGTGTTTCTAGTCTGAGTAAATTCCCTCCATTGGGACCATTGACACTTACTGGGTATAAAGAATCAACTCATCATCGATTACTAGATCTGGAATTGGCAAATAATATAAGGAATCTAATCCCGGCTCgatttcaattatttgataattgggAGTTGGTATATTCATTAGAACAACATGGAATATCATTGAACACTTTATATCGGAACTCCAATCCAGAACATCAACTAAGACTActaaaaaaacagaaagCAGCAGAAAAGGGGTTTGCCGATTCTATAGTAAAGAATATGGTGGTTGGTGATACATCTAGACCCAGATATTCATTCGAACCCAAAAGATCACAATCGTACGTTTTAGTGATTAAAGACAATCataataacaaatttgGTGCTTATTTAAGTGagaatttgaaaccaatGGAACATAGAAGATATTATGGTAATGGTGAATGTTTTCTTTGGAAATGTGAAAAATATGATCCATCTAAATTGGATCATGCCGTTGATAAACGGGCAACTCAAGAAATCCGATTTAAAGCATTTATGTATACCGGGAtcaatgataatattatttattccAATCACGATTTCATTGCCATTGGTTCATCTAATGGTCAAAACGGATTATTTATTGACAAGTCATTATTATCTGGTGTTAGTTATAGTTGTGATACTTTTGGAAatgaaatattgaattcaTCACCACAAAATGCAAAATTTGGttcattcaaaataaaGGGACTAGAAGTTTGGAGAATAGGTACCTTAGAGTAA
- the DCG1 gene encoding Dcg1p (Protein of unknown function; ortholog of S. cerevisiae Dcg1; transcript regulated by Nrg1 and Mig1), whose protein sequence is MTVKILVINPNSSEKVTKNLEKTITQPENVQLFFYTGPSDSPKEITPTTSLQSEKAVLEDFKVNIEDRLNYDGYLVCCYSDHPLVYSLGKLTKKPVMGIMQATLLFALSQPTTKTTKSFILTSTSEWESVLDQSIIDFVGADNFPVKKFEKTRGLNVNVTNLADEEQFSKIYNVTKSIFNEYKDVGCVLLGCAGMAGLDTKLGEKFPNVRFIDSVKIGIEQLVTLIRFDRQV, encoded by the coding sequence ATGACAGTCAAAATATTAGTTATTAATCCAAATAGTTCGGAAAAAGTGACTAAGAATCttgaaaaaacaattacTCAACCGGAAAAtgttcaattgtttttctaTACCGGTCCATCAGATTCACCAAAAGAAATCACCCCTACCACTTCATTACAATCAGAAAAGGCTGTACTTGAAGATTTTAAAGTAAATATTGAAGATAGACTCAATTATGATGGATATTTAGTTTGTTGTTATTCCGATCATCCTTTAGTGTATTCACTTGGTAAACTCACCAAGAAACCAGTTATGGGTATTATGCAAGCAACACTATTATTTGCATTACTgcaaccaacaacaaaaacaacaaaactgTTTATTTTAACTAGTACTAGTGAATGGGAACTGGTGTTGGATCAAagtattattgattttgttggGGCAGATAATTTTCCtgttaaaaaatttgagaAAACTAGAGGTTTAAATGTGAATGTTACAAATCTTGCTGATGAAGAACAATTTAGtaaaatttataatgtGACAAAATCTATTTTCAATGAATATAAAGATGTGGGATGTGTGTTGTTAGGATGTGCTGGTATGGCGGGGTTAGACACAAAATTAGGAGAAAAATTCCCTAATGTTCGATTTATTGATAGTGTAAAGATAGGTATTGAACAATTGGTCACATTAATTAGATTTGATAGACAAGTGTAA
- the DDC1 gene encoding Ddc1p (Putative DNA damage checkpoint protein; transcript induced during filamentous growth; regulated by Nrg1, Tup1), with protein sequence MVFEAEIGLNKHKLMWSKSIASLSNIAEAITFTINKDSISLSATNTSKTSYAQIYFKKTFFNKLSVDFNNILPEGYDDGKQQKEEPSYSFLINSRHMATLFKSLDSSGMKHLSFRINWSRNAPINSRYKLFIEIHTKKLVVKKFQASYTPANKQNLHIASIYKDTLYKQREEEEDLHDKTRINHIMIDQLIPKQFLEMVPASAEDFKIDIKSERISFCGYTKQIIKDRDYLKQPMAVTVTISLDELTDSNLLSSNSDQEPIRKQINFGMRDFKNFLNLANFFTTPSSSSERLDENYVTTANNDYFHIFFRNPGDPILFDLQNYQHTEVQFIQITSEDKSELHSKEIDAELIRKGLTIEAPIPQKIQSNETATTTASTSTTKTKTTTPSLTRLTTNTVFGKPSITKKRGKHRLINKDQVSQGTINDDFDDGVTYGQEPEPERDRDRANYAETDYSNSSEDESKEPPFKKHAFDEELGPTQLNNKPKSIF encoded by the coding sequence ATGGTATTTGAAGCAGAAATTGGACTCAATAAGCATAAACTTATGTGGTCTAAATCCATAGCATCCCTATCAAATATAGCAGAAGCAATAACGTTCACTATAAATAAAGATTCTATATCCTTGTCTGCAACCAATACCAGTAAAACCTCCTACGCGCAAATATATTTCAAGAAAACctttttcaacaaactTTCCgttgattttaataatatattacCAGAAGGATATGATGATGGGAAACAACAGAAGGAGGAACCGAgttattcttttcttattaATTCACGACATATGGCAACTTTATTTAAAAGTCTAGATTCAAGTGGTATGAAACATTTAAGTTTTAGGATAAATTGGTCTCGTAATGCACCAATAAATCTGAGgtataaattatttattgaaatccATACGAAAAAGTTGGTTGTTAAAAAGTTCCAAGCTAGTTATACTCCAGCAAATAAACAGAATCTACATATTGCTTCTATTTATAAGGACACCTTATATAAACAAcgagaagaagaagaagatttacATGATAAAACTCGAATCAACCACATAATGATAGATCAATTGATACCCAAACAGTTTCTTGAAATGGTCCCTGCATCTGCTGAGGATTTCAAAATAGATATCAAGAGTGAAAGAATACTGTTTTGTGGTTATACtaaacaaataatcaaaGATAGAGATTATTTAAAACAACCCATGGCAGTAACAGTAACTATCAGTCTAGACGAATTAACTGATTCCAATTTACTACTGTCGAATTCAGATCAAGAACCTATAcgaaaacaaattaattttgGCATGCgtgatttcaaaaattttttgaatttagccaattttttcacaaCTCCATCATCATCCTCTGAACGATTAGATGAAAATTATGTAACTACTGCCAATAATGATTATTTCCACATATTCTTCAGAAACCCTGGAGATCctatattatttgatttacaaaattaCCAACATACAGAAGttcaattcattcaaatcaCTTCTGAGGATAAATCTGAGTTACattcaaaagaaattgacgCAGAGTTGATTAGAAAAGGTTTAACAATAGAAGCCCCAATACcccaaaaaattcaaagtAACGAAACAGCAACAACTACAGCAAGCACAAgcacaacaaaaacaaaaacaacaaccccATCATTGACTAGACTCACCACTAATACTGTATTTGGTAAACCTTCTATTACAAAGAAAAGAGGAAAACATAGGCTTATCAATAAAGATCAAGTATCTCAAGGAACAataaatgatgattttgacGATGGAGTTACATATGGACAAGAACCAGAACCAGAAAGAGATAGAGATAGAGCCAATTATGCTGAAACCGATTACAGTAATAGTTCCGAAGATGAATCTAAAGAGCCACCATTTAAAAAACATgcatttgatgaagaacTTGGTCCTACACAACTCAACAATAAAcctaaatcaatattttga